In Corynebacterium aquatimens, one genomic interval encodes:
- the hisD gene encoding histidinol dehydrogenase has translation MLHTIDLRGRTCSAAQLFSVLPRGGVDVTSVTPTVMPIIEDVKNRGAAAALDYGEKFDRVRPASVRVPADVIADALETISDEVRLALEEAIRRIRLVHFDQVPKPHTTTLAHGATVTEVFKPVGRVGLYVPGGKAVYPSSVLMNVIPAQEAGVGSMVVCSPPQESGWPHPTILAACALLGVDEVLAVGGAQAIALMAFGDDAQGTDARGTDADGIDPVDMITGPGNIFVAAAKSLVSSVVGIDAEAGPSEIAVLADDSADPVYVALDLISQAEHDENAASVLITDSEEFATRVNEEIAARAGQTLNAERASSALSGEQSGIVLVDDVDHGIRVADAYAAEHLEIHTRDARSVAERISHAGAIFVGPHSPVPLGDYAAGSNHVLPTSGTARYSAGLSTHTFLKPTNIIEYSDSALEEIAPHILVLADDEKLPAHGEAISARLGSSDAAETQ, from the coding sequence ATGCTCCACACCATTGATCTGCGCGGCCGCACATGCTCGGCCGCGCAGCTTTTTTCTGTCCTACCCCGCGGCGGAGTGGATGTCACCAGCGTGACGCCCACCGTGATGCCGATCATTGAGGATGTAAAGAACCGCGGTGCTGCCGCTGCGTTGGACTACGGAGAGAAGTTCGATCGCGTGCGTCCGGCATCCGTGCGCGTGCCCGCTGACGTGATTGCGGATGCGCTGGAAACGATCTCTGATGAGGTGCGCCTGGCGCTGGAAGAAGCGATCCGCCGCATCCGTTTGGTCCACTTCGACCAGGTTCCAAAGCCGCATACGACCACGCTCGCGCACGGCGCAACGGTCACTGAAGTGTTCAAACCGGTCGGGCGCGTGGGTTTGTACGTGCCGGGAGGCAAGGCCGTGTACCCGTCGAGCGTTTTAATGAACGTGATCCCCGCCCAAGAAGCGGGAGTGGGATCCATGGTGGTGTGCTCCCCGCCGCAGGAATCCGGCTGGCCGCACCCGACGATCCTGGCTGCGTGCGCCCTGCTGGGCGTCGACGAAGTCTTGGCGGTCGGCGGTGCGCAGGCTATCGCGCTGATGGCGTTCGGCGACGATGCGCAAGGAACTGATGCGCGAGGAACTGATGCTGACGGCATCGACCCGGTCGACATGATCACCGGCCCCGGAAACATTTTCGTCGCCGCGGCTAAATCTCTGGTCAGCAGCGTGGTGGGAATTGATGCGGAAGCCGGGCCGTCGGAAATTGCGGTGCTTGCTGATGATTCCGCGGATCCCGTCTACGTGGCACTGGACCTGATTTCCCAGGCGGAGCACGATGAGAACGCGGCGAGCGTCCTGATCACGGACAGCGAGGAATTTGCCACTCGCGTCAACGAAGAAATTGCCGCGCGCGCTGGCCAAACCTTGAATGCCGAGCGTGCCAGCAGCGCGTTGTCGGGTGAGCAGTCGGGCATCGTGTTGGTCGACGATGTGGACCACGGAATTCGCGTCGCTGACGCCTACGCCGCGGAACACTTGGAGATCCACACTCGTGATGCACGGTCGGTGGCGGAGCGGATCTCCCACGCCGGCGCGATTTTCGTGGGCCCGCACTCCCCGGTGCCGCTCGGCGACTACGCCGCTGGGTCCAACCACGTGCTGCCCACGTCCGGAACCGCGCGGTACAGCGCGGGTTTGAGCACGCACACCTTCCTCAAGCCCACCAACATCATTGAGTACAGCGACTCCGCTTTGGAAGAGATCGCGCCGCACATCCTTGTTCTGGCCGACGACGAAAAGCTGCCGGCTCACGGGGAAGCCATTTCCGCCCGGCTCGGTTCCTCCGATGCCGCTGAGACCCAATAG
- a CDS encoding histidinol-phosphate transaminase, translating to MTKHEFQPGTICADVELGALPLREELRGQHAYGAPQLQVPVTLNTNENPYAPSQELIDDLVEQIVKVAPTLNRYPERDSVELRDELAAYVSRQTGVTVTRDNVWAANGSNEVLQQLLQAFGGPGRTAMGFTPSYSMHPILSAGTQTEFIAVPRGADFRINMDAALDAIARKSPDVVFVTTPNNPTGDVTSIDDLRRILDAAPGIVIVDEAYAEFSPSPSATTLIDAYPTKLVVSRTMSKAFDFAGGRLGYFVAAPAFIEAVMLVRLPYHLSALSQAAAIVALRHAEETLGGVDKLARERVRVDAELTAMGYDVVPSESNFVFFGHFDDAHAAWQKFLDRGVLIRDVGVPGHLRVTIGLDSENNAFLAAAKEIINDTIAHR from the coding sequence ATGACTAAACACGAATTTCAACCGGGCACGATCTGCGCCGACGTCGAATTGGGTGCTTTGCCCCTGCGCGAGGAGCTGCGCGGCCAGCATGCCTACGGCGCACCGCAGCTTCAAGTGCCGGTCACGCTGAACACGAATGAGAACCCGTACGCGCCTTCGCAGGAGCTTATCGACGACCTGGTGGAGCAGATCGTCAAAGTAGCCCCCACCTTGAACCGCTACCCGGAGCGTGACTCCGTGGAGCTGCGCGACGAGCTCGCCGCCTATGTGAGCCGCCAAACCGGTGTCACCGTCACGCGGGACAACGTGTGGGCAGCCAACGGTTCCAACGAAGTGTTGCAACAGCTCTTGCAGGCTTTCGGCGGCCCCGGCCGCACCGCCATGGGGTTCACCCCAAGCTATTCCATGCACCCGATTCTGTCCGCCGGGACGCAAACTGAGTTCATTGCCGTGCCACGCGGTGCGGACTTCCGCATCAACATGGATGCAGCGTTGGATGCGATCGCACGGAAGTCTCCCGACGTCGTCTTCGTCACCACCCCGAACAACCCGACGGGTGACGTCACCAGCATCGATGATCTGCGCAGGATCCTTGATGCCGCGCCGGGCATCGTCATCGTCGACGAGGCTTACGCGGAGTTCTCGCCCTCGCCGTCGGCCACGACACTCATCGACGCCTACCCGACCAAGCTCGTCGTGTCACGCACAATGAGCAAGGCGTTCGATTTCGCTGGCGGACGTTTGGGCTACTTCGTTGCTGCCCCAGCGTTCATCGAGGCAGTCATGCTGGTTCGTTTGCCGTATCACCTTTCCGCGTTGTCCCAAGCAGCAGCGATCGTCGCGCTGAGGCATGCGGAGGAGACGCTGGGGGGCGTCGATAAGCTTGCGCGCGAACGCGTGCGTGTCGACGCTGAGCTGACCGCGATGGGCTACGATGTCGTGCCGAGCGAATCCAACTTTGTGTTCTTTGGCCACTTCGACGACGCGCACGCCGCGTGGCAGAAATTCCTTGACCGTGGAGTCTTAATCCGCGACGTGGGAGTGCCCGGGCACCTCCGGGTGACAATCGGGTTGGATAGTGAAAACAATGCGTTTTTGGCAGCGGCGAAGGAGATAATCAATGACACAATCGCGCATCGGTAA
- the hisB gene encoding imidazoleglycerol-phosphate dehydratase HisB: MTQSRIGKATRTTSESDITVEINLDGTGKVDVDTGLPFFDHMLTAFGTHGAFDLTVHAKGDIHIEAHHTVEDTAITLGWALAEAVGDKKGIRRFGSMLLPMDETLVESVVDISGRPYFVMNGEPENMEWQIIGGHYATVINRHFFETLAYNARITLHVNVKYGRDPHHITEAEYKAVARALRQAYEMDARITGVPSTKGAL, translated from the coding sequence ATGACACAATCGCGCATCGGTAAAGCCACCCGGACCACGAGTGAGTCCGACATCACCGTTGAGATCAACCTCGACGGGACCGGCAAGGTGGACGTTGACACCGGGCTGCCGTTCTTTGACCACATGCTCACGGCGTTTGGTACCCACGGCGCATTTGACTTGACGGTCCATGCCAAGGGCGATATCCACATCGAGGCACACCACACGGTGGAAGACACCGCCATCACGCTGGGTTGGGCACTCGCTGAGGCGGTGGGGGACAAGAAAGGCATCCGCCGCTTCGGCTCCATGCTGTTGCCCATGGATGAAACCCTGGTGGAATCCGTCGTGGACATTTCTGGACGTCCGTACTTTGTCATGAACGGCGAGCCGGAAAACATGGAGTGGCAGATCATCGGCGGCCACTACGCCACCGTGATCAACCGGCATTTCTTTGAGACCCTGGCCTACAACGCCCGGATCACGCTCCACGTCAACGTCAAATATGGGCGCGACCCGCACCACATCACTGAGGCCGAGTACAAGGCCGTCGCGCGTGCGCTGCGCCAGGCGTATGAGATGGATGCCCGCATCACCGGCGTTCCGTCAACGAAGGGCGCGCTATAG
- a CDS encoding MFS transporter, producing the protein MPGFIAAMVAIATSFGSWGLLLPVVPVAVMDKGGTAALAGATTGVFMTATVLVQVITPWLLRRVSYPLVIAVSGLLMGVPALAYELPLSASGILLVSAIRGVGFGLMTVSESAVIAELVPRRWLGKATGVFGAAAGLMQMLTLPVGLWIAERAGYMPVWVMGLVIYLIGAAACIWIPRVKASAQEIDAHAIPAPPTWKLVLVPALCLTLAAVAYSILTNFLPASIRDAGISSSTAIGGLILAVVNLAVMFARYGAGVIADKRGIPGTMMIPGQIIGAFGFAGFAIAMATNAHQAWFLVAAFFFGVSFGVVQNESLLSMFHRLPRSKIGHASAVWNVAFDGGQAISSFFFGAIIAGVGITSSLWIATAVLVSGIVMSVADWLIGRARAA; encoded by the coding sequence GTGCCCGGTTTCATCGCTGCCATGGTGGCAATTGCCACGTCGTTTGGCTCATGGGGCTTGCTCTTGCCCGTCGTTCCGGTTGCCGTGATGGACAAGGGTGGCACCGCTGCGCTTGCCGGTGCGACGACGGGCGTGTTCATGACCGCCACGGTGCTCGTGCAAGTGATCACGCCGTGGCTACTTCGGCGCGTGAGCTATCCGCTAGTGATCGCCGTGTCCGGCCTGCTCATGGGCGTACCAGCCCTAGCCTATGAGCTTCCGCTGAGCGCGAGCGGGATCTTGCTGGTCAGCGCCATTCGCGGCGTGGGCTTCGGGCTGATGACGGTGTCTGAATCGGCCGTTATCGCAGAACTTGTCCCGCGCCGCTGGCTGGGCAAGGCCACCGGGGTCTTCGGCGCTGCGGCCGGCCTCATGCAGATGCTCACGCTGCCGGTGGGCCTGTGGATTGCGGAGCGCGCCGGGTACATGCCGGTGTGGGTGATGGGACTGGTCATCTACCTCATTGGTGCCGCGGCGTGCATCTGGATCCCGCGGGTGAAGGCCTCCGCTCAGGAGATTGATGCCCACGCGATCCCGGCCCCGCCGACGTGGAAGCTGGTGCTGGTGCCCGCCCTGTGCCTGACACTCGCCGCGGTTGCCTACAGCATCCTGACCAACTTCCTGCCCGCCAGCATCCGCGATGCGGGGATTTCCTCGTCCACCGCGATTGGTGGTCTGATCTTGGCGGTGGTCAACTTGGCCGTCATGTTCGCCCGTTACGGTGCGGGCGTCATCGCTGATAAACGCGGTATTCCCGGCACCATGATGATCCCTGGGCAGATCATTGGAGCATTCGGCTTCGCGGGATTCGCCATCGCGATGGCAACGAACGCCCATCAAGCCTGGTTCCTGGTTGCCGCGTTCTTCTTTGGCGTGAGTTTTGGTGTCGTCCAAAACGAGTCGCTGTTGTCCATGTTCCACCGCCTGCCGCGCAGCAAGATTGGCCACGCGTCTGCGGTGTGGAACGTTGCCTTCGACGGTGGCCAGGCCATTTCTTCGTTCTTCTTCGGCGCTATTATCGCTGGGGTAGGCATTACCAGTTCCTTGTGGATCGCCACCGCCGTACTGGTTAGCGGCATTGTGATGTCAGTCGCGGATTGGCTGATCGGTCGGGCTAGAGCAGCCTGA
- a CDS encoding DMT family transporter — MLLLIALAVGGIVPVQTAANSRLRLSVGNRPIVSALISFSVALACAVLATLALVGDPVPHVPGGAPWWVWLGGVLGACFVMGNIMLFPVLGAVETVVLPILGQVAMGLLIDRFGLFHSPLMDVSVLRLIGAAVVFVGIVVTLRGGADVFGSSAGGPSVWIYRAVGVVIGMGSAAQTAINGHLGIITGSAYYASEINLTVGVALLLIAVLVTSPRQLTRRPEPGPWWMWLGGITGAIFVVAGASLSPILGTATTVIAFNAGTIAGGQLLETVGAFGARKSPLNARRVAGLVLIFAGILAVRLL; from the coding sequence ATGCTGCTTCTTATTGCGCTCGCGGTCGGCGGCATCGTGCCGGTTCAAACGGCTGCGAACTCGCGACTGCGTTTGTCTGTTGGGAACCGGCCGATTGTCTCGGCGTTGATTTCTTTCTCGGTTGCCTTGGCGTGCGCCGTTCTTGCGACGCTTGCGCTCGTGGGCGACCCCGTGCCGCACGTCCCCGGTGGCGCGCCGTGGTGGGTGTGGCTCGGCGGAGTGTTGGGCGCGTGCTTCGTCATGGGCAACATCATGTTATTTCCGGTGCTTGGGGCCGTGGAAACGGTTGTGTTGCCCATCCTTGGGCAGGTGGCGATGGGTTTGCTCATCGACCGGTTCGGGCTGTTCCACTCCCCTTTGATGGATGTGTCCGTCCTGCGATTGATTGGCGCGGCAGTGGTGTTCGTGGGAATCGTCGTGACGCTTCGCGGTGGAGCAGACGTCTTCGGCTCGAGCGCCGGCGGACCGTCCGTGTGGATCTACCGCGCCGTGGGCGTGGTCATCGGCATGGGGTCTGCCGCGCAAACCGCCATCAATGGGCATTTGGGGATCATCACCGGCTCGGCGTACTACGCTTCCGAAATCAACCTCACTGTCGGTGTGGCGTTGCTGCTCATCGCGGTACTGGTGACTAGCCCGCGGCAACTTACACGGCGGCCGGAGCCCGGGCCGTGGTGGATGTGGCTCGGCGGCATTACCGGCGCTATCTTCGTCGTCGCGGGGGCGAGCCTGTCCCCCATCCTGGGCACGGCAACGACGGTCATCGCGTTCAACGCGGGCACGATCGCCGGGGGCCAGCTGCTGGAAACGGTGGGCGCCTTCGGCGCGCGGAAATCACCGCTTAATGCCCGCCGCGTCGCCGGGCTGGTCCTAATCTTCGCGGGAATCTTAGCGGTCAGGCTGCTCTAG